The region gtagtcataaaccacctgaatattgatcatctagtagtcataaaccacctgaatattgatctacaactagtagtcataaaccacctgaatattgatcatctagtagtcataaacccCCTGAATATTGATcatctagtagtcataaaccacctgaatattgatcatctagtagtcataaaccacctgaatattgatcatctagtagtcataaaccacctgaatattgatcatctagtagtcataaaccacctgaatattgatctacaactagtagtcataaaccacctgaatattgatcatctagtagtcataaaccacctgaatattgatcatctagtagtcataaaccacctgaatattgatctacaactagtagtcataaaccacctgaatattgatcttcatctaatagtcataaaccacctgaatattgatcttcatctagcagtcataaaccacctgaatattgatcttcatctagcagtcataaaccacctgaatattgatcttcattTGATTGTTCTTGAAGGTTTGGTCAtcttgaaaaatgtatttttatagcAAGAACATTTTCAAACACCCAGCTTTGTTGAACATTGATCTGGGTGGCCAAATCTCCTGGAGAGCAAGCAGAATTTTCTTTCCATCCCTAttttaaagagatagatcctaAATGACAAAATATTAAACATTTGTGTCCTTACCTtcaaagcagtctatggacaagcaGACGCCAACCTATGATTTGGTTACCCACTGCCATCAACCATTAATAGTAACATTTCCTGTGCAGGGCCTTGTTGTAGTGTTAACATGTTAGCATGTAATCTCATACAACTTTCCACCTGATAACATGGATCAATCCCAGTTTACAACCTTCCCACTGTTTTTAGCATTTGCCTGTCTCCCTACATCATTCAATTACTGTCTGAATAAAGTGTCAAACCActtaaaaaatgtgaaaaaacATATTAGCATACTTCACATATCATACCCCAAAAAAGTAACAAAGTAGTCAAATTTGGAGTGTTCATTTAATGTTCAAAGCATCCTGAATAAACTTAATTTTCCACCCTGGTAATAGGCCTAAGCCATGTCAAAATACATAGAATTTCAGGCAGCCCTGAATTGTTACAATGCTCTAAAATAGTAAAATGGTAATAAATATTGCATGACTTCGTTATCATCCATTTACTACAATGATGTACACATATTAACATTGAAAATATTCTAAAATAATATATCTGTATTACTTGCTATGAAAGTATCAATTTTAACATCTTATTTTACAgcttgtacagtgcattcggaaagtattcagacccctttactttttccacattttgttacgttacagccttattctaaaatggattaaatatttgttttcctcatcaatcaaaACTCAATATCCCATGACGATAAAGTgaaaacgggtttttagaaataccttatttatataagtattcagaccctttgctatgagacgcgaaattgagctcaaatgcatcctgtttccattgatcatccttaagatgttttttataacttgattggagtccacctgtggtaaattcaattgattggacatgatttggaaagacacctgtctatgtaaggtcccacagttgacagtttatgtcagagcaaaaaccaagtcgcgaggtcaaaggaattgtccgtagagctccgaggcaggattgtgtcgaggcacagatctggggaagggtaccaaaacatttctgcaacattgaaggtccaccaagaacacagtgacctccatctttctcaaatggaagaagtttggaaccaataagactcttccaagagctggctgccTGACCAAAATGAGTGAtcggggaaaagggccttggtcatggaggtgaccctGAACCCAATGGAAGCAACTCAGTAAAaagcacgacagcccgcttggagtttgccaaaaggcacctagaggactctcagaccatgaaaaaacaagattctctggtctgctgaaaccaagattgaactatttggcctgaatgccaagcgtcacatctggaggaaacctggcaccctccctacggtgaagcatggtggtgccagcatcatactgtggggatgtttttcagcggcagggactgggagactagtcaggatcgagggaaagatgaacagaataaagtacagagagatccttgatgaaaacctgctccagagaactcaggacctcagactggggcgaaggttcaccttctaacaggataacgagccttagcacacagccacgacaacgcaggagtggcttcaggacaagtctctgaatgtccttgagttgcccagccagaacccggacttgaacccgatagaacatctctggagaggcctgaaaataacagctgtaatggctgtcgaaggtgcttcaacaaagtactgagtgaagggtctgatatttcagtgttttatatGTTATAAATTTGCataaatatctaaaaacctgtttttactttgtcattatggggtactgtgtgtagattgatgagggggaaaaactatttcatccattttagaataaaccattttagaataaggttgtaacgtaacaaaacgtggaaaaagtcaaggggtctgaatactttccaaatgcactgtacataaaaGTATCCACTCGGTTATTACTAAAATATACACATAATTCTGTCTGTCTACGTATTCTCCTGGGGACTAGAGTGGTCTTTGACCTCTGTGGAGCCCAGGTTGTCTGTGGGTGGAAAGCTGGGTTCAGGGGGCTTGTAGGCCAACTCACTGAAAGACAAAAAacaacatctgtctgtctgtctgtctgtctgtctgtctgtctgtctgtctgtctgtctgtctgtctgtctgtctgtctgtctgtctgtctgtctgtctgtccgtccgtccgtccgtccgtccgtccgtccgtccgtccgtccgtccgtccgtccgtccgtccgtccgtccgtccgtccgtccgcctgCCTGATTTGTCCGTTCTCTGTAGTGTcttacctctctccatctctctctgtagcagcctggagagggagagacaaaccaACAGGGGTGGTCAGTATTTCCCATAAACATATCAATAAGATATTCAGTGAAAAAAGAGAAAGTGCTTCCATCTTCAGTATGGGTTACCTTGGGCTTCTGTGGGAGCGGCACCCCGCCCATCTTTCTAGGCCCCCCGAGAGTGTCAAAAGAATTACTGCGCACCCTAATGGCTCTCTGCAACAAAGACAGGAAATATGGATGCCAAGTCCAAAACCTACCCTTTCCCCACACTGTAGTGAAAAGTCAAGGATTTCTGACCTCACCTTAAAGTTTTCGATGAACCCTCCACTCCCCTCAGTTACACCCCTCATCCCCTCAGAAGTCGACAGGGCGGACACAGGCGAATCTCCAATCATGCACTGGGAGCGGGTGGACAGTTCCGCCTGCAGACCCTCCAGGAGGGACGAACGGGTGCGCAGCTTGAAAAGATAGgatgagaggagaaagggaggcagagacagaggagagaaggaggcagCATATAGGAGTTAAGTAAGAAATGGGGAGCAGAAGAGAGGAATTAGAAAAAAGGAAATACTTGTTTCTTAGGTTTCTGATCCACGTAAAAAGATACCAGATTTGCATCTAGAAAGTCTTTGGCTGTGTGCATGTACTGCCTCAAGCATTACTGATACATTTATGATGGTGTTAGTGTTGTTCTTCTGTGGTTACCTCCAGTCTACTGAACCTCTCAGCCTTATAACAGGAGATCTCTGCATTGATAAGCTTGGTCAGGAGGAACTCTCTCAACAGGGAGCTCTGGAAGATAGgccaacagagacacactgagaatGCATCATGGTCTTTTACCATGTCACCAAGTTCAGATGTGAATTCTACTCACCTCTGTGAATATGGGAGgatcagggagggagggaccaaAGGGAGGTACATCCTCTCTGGCTGTGACTGACACCTGCAAACAGACCACTTTCAGGTTTGAAAAAGCCTTTCCATTCCAATAAAAATAACTACAGTGATAAGAGATCAATGTGTCTCTCATTTTGTTTTATCTTCCTACCTGgaacacacctcctcctcctgcctccccCCCCTCGTCCCCCACTCCCTTCCTCACCCTCCTGACCACTAGGAAACAGTGCAGGAAGTGTGAGCCGATGACATCAGACAGAAAAGGGGTGTGGCCCTCCTGGTAAACAACAGCAACGATGTCGTTGCCAATGTGTCTCTTCCTCTGTAGCTGTAAGGAGTAATGAGTAGTAGGTAAGAGGGAGCCACTGGAGCTGGGTTGAAGTGATTGACCGTGGATGAGGATGATTTGGTGTCGTTATTCAGGCTATACCTGTTGTGTATCGCCCTCTGTGAAGGGCAGTTTGGTGGACACATGGAACATGATCTCTCTGCCGTGGAAGGAAGTGAAGACCGCATCATTTCCTGTCTGGCCGTGACACACGTCCAAACCTCCTCGGAAcctggaagagagggagggagagagagaatgggggagagaaagagggaagaggcAGTCGGGGAGAGGGAGTGACAGTAAGCTGCTGGTATCTTCTTATTCATCTCTTCCTGTTACAATGCCATATTTCTGTAATTTCTCCATAAGGCCATGTCACCATGTAGGTTATTGTACATTACCCAGTGAACCCTTGAAGTGCAACTGTAGCTCCCAAAATAGAGAGGAATTCTTGAAACTCTTCACTTTCCTCATTGTTACAGAGTATGTCCTCCTCTGTCAACTGTAAAAGATAGAGAGAAAATATGAGCGGTAATGTACAGTAGACTAGTGCTACTATTTAATGCTTCCAAGCTTCTGCCTGCATTCCAGTTATttacctgtccctctctctgataCAAGACACCAAACTTGAAATTTGGAGACACTCTGTGTTCATCAAATGCTGTTATAAGATCTGGTGCCTGAAagacagaggggaagagagaaaggaagaaagaagcaaagaaagggagagagggaggaagagatagagagataaaggggaaggagagagcaCACATTTTTGTCAAAATTGTCTCAGGGTTTAGAGGTCATTTGAAGAGTACATTATGTGTAACATGAAGGCCTAAAGCATTTGGGAATGTGTACAGTGAAAAATAAGTACCTTGAGGTAACTGACCACATCAAATCTGTGCACAGTCACACTGTCGCATAGCATCTGAAAAGGACATGGTCAGTTTAGTTTTTTTCAATGATGGTAAATGCTTTCAGTAAAAGTATAATAAAGGTTCATCTAAAATACACATGTCTGTTGGAGAGACTAGTAATGGTACCTTGGCCAGCTCCACAGCAGATGGGATGTTtgggaacagagacacagagaagacCCCATGCATAGAGCATTCCCTCATTCTGGAAAGGAAAGACAGACGTAATAACTGTTGCTCATGGAATTCACCAGGGTGTTTCATTACATTAACTGAATCATTTCCATTCTTTCTGATACAACCTCAGTATTACTCTCagcctcttctcttcttcctccaaacagacagagaggaggaggggtcccAGGGTGGGGTCCACTGCTGTGAACGAGTGATGATACTGACATAGGAGAGAAAGTCACACGGCTACTATGTATGTATTTCATCATCTTGGATCATAGTCCATCTCTACCGTCAAATGGAACAGAGAAAGAGTAGTCCTATGGGCGGTACTCTACTAACTCGTGAGCGGAAGAACTCCTGGTAGTATGTggcctcgctgtctctctccatgATGTCATAGGTCTCTGGGTCTAGTCCGTAATGAGAGGATGTCGGACTGGTCTCAGCAAACTTCTGTAGCGGGGGGTCTATCCAGTAACCACCCAGCTTTGGAGGCAGGATCAGAGGAAGGTCACAACCTATCTTCAAAAGCTGAGACTTTCAAAAGGGTGAGATGATAATTAAAAAGTCTGGTGTATCCAATTAAATGTAGATCTAGCAGTATCCGTAGGATAATGTTTGAACTGACATGCTTGCATCAGCATACCTAATAATGAGTTTTATGTATGCTGGTATGAGTGTTATAACTATTGTGATGCCAGTGTTTTAGGGAACAAAAATGT is a window of Salmo trutta chromosome 37, fSalTru1.1, whole genome shotgun sequence DNA encoding:
- the LOC115176374 gene encoding rap1 GTPase-activating protein 1 isoform X1 → MERDSRNEKFFSRKRSFTFGAYGGVDRFICENETSRPEPLEHSILDILDSPTSETKPLLSAGSNQKVTELFEIIEKLQSSRLDEQRCEFPLPLRSQLLKIGCDLPLILPPKLGGYWIDPPLQKFAETSPTSSHYGLDPETYDIMERDSEATYYQEFFRSRYHHSFTAVDPTLGPLLLSVCLEEEEKRLRVILRMRECSMHGVFSVSLFPNIPSAVELAKMLCDSVTVHRFDVVSYLKAPDLITAFDEHRVSPNFKFGVLYQREGQLTEEDILCNNEESEEFQEFLSILGATVALQGFTGFRGGLDVCHGQTGNDAVFTSFHGREIMFHVSTKLPFTEGDTQQLQRKRHIGNDIVAVVYQEGHTPFLSDVIGSHFLHCFLVVRRVSVTAREDVPPFGPSLPDPPIFTESSLLREFLLTKLINAEISCYKAERFSRLELRTRSSLLEGLQAELSTRSQCMIGDSPVSALSTSEGMRGVTEGSGGFIENFKRAIRVRSNSFDTLGGPRKMGGVPLPQKPKAATERDGERRTSSWWSKMASSRKVIELFYDVVSPYSWLGFEIMCRYRNVWNIDLKLRPAFLGGIMQGSGNKPPGLVPNKFLYMTTDLHRLAQYFQVPISPPADPFEAMFEKGSLSAMRFVAAVQEREVGGDKQVEQVSRELWMRIWSQDKDITQPASLSEAAMKAGLSASEVEELLKLSTSKEIKDKLKRSTQEALDHRAFGFPLAVCHVNGKAEVFFGSDRFELIAHCIGEKWMGPQPAAAKL